A region from the Lemur catta isolate mLemCat1 chromosome 7, mLemCat1.pri, whole genome shotgun sequence genome encodes:
- the LOC123641855 gene encoding olfactory receptor 9G1 has translation MERSNHTVTEFILLGFTTDPVMQLVLFVLFLGVYSLTLVGNSTLIVLICNDSRLYTPMYFFIGNLSFLDLWYSSVYTPKILMTCISEDKSISFAGCLCQFFFSAGLAYSECYLLAAMAYDRYVAISNPLLYSQAMPRKLCAFLVTASYLGGFINSSIITKKAFSFNFCSDNIIDDFFCDLLPLVKLACGRKDGYQVLMYFLLASNVITPATLILASYLFIIATILRIRSTRGRLKAFSTCSSHLISVTLYYGSILYIYSRPRSSYSFDRDKIVSTFYTVLFPMLNPMIYSLRNKDVKEALNKLFK, from the coding sequence ATGGAGAGGAGCAATCACACAGTGACTGAGTTCATCCTGCTGGGCTTCACCACAGATCCGGTGATGCAGCTGGTCCTGTTCGTGCTGTTCCTCGGGGTGTACTCTCTGACCCTGGTAGGAAACAGCACCCTCATAGTGCTGATCTGCAATGACTCCCGTCTCTACACACCCATGTATTTTTTCATTGGAAATCTGTCTTTTCTGGATCTCTGGTATTCCTCTGTCTACACACCAAAGATCCTGATGACCTGCATCTCTGAAGACAAAAGCATCTCCTTTGCTGGCTGCCTGTGCCAGTTCTTCTTTTCTGCTGGGCTGGCCTATAGTGAGTGCTACCTGCTGGCTGCCATGGCttatgaccgctatgtggccatctcCAACCCCCTGCTCTACTCTCAGGCCATGCCCAGAAAACTATGTGCATTTTTGGTCACAGCCTCCTATCTTGGTGGGTTTATTAACTCTTCAATCATCACCAAAAAAGCATTTTCCTTTAACTTTTGCAGTGATAACATTATTGATGACTTTTTCTGTGATTTGCTTCCCCTGGTGAAGCTGGCCTGTGGCAGGAAGGATGGCTATCAGGTTCTGATGTACTTCCTCCTGGCCTCCAACGTGATCACCCCCGCCACACTCATCCTGGCCTCCTACCTCTTCATCATCGCCACCATCTTGAGGATCCGCTCCACCCGGGGCCGCCTCAAAGCCTTCTCCACATGCTCCTCCCACCTGATCTCCGTCACCTTATACTACGGCTCCATTCTCTACATTTACTCTCGCCCCCGATCTAGCTATTCTTTTGATAGGGACAAAATAGTTTCTACATTTTACACCGTGCTGTTCCCCATGCTCAACCCCATGATCTACAGTCTGAGGAACAAGGATGTGAAAGAGGCTCTGAATAAACTCTTCAAATAA
- the LOC123641856 gene encoding olfactory receptor 1013-like, which produces MERSNHTVTEFILLGFTTDPVMQLVLFVLFLGVYSLTLVGNSTLIVLICNDSRLHTPMYFFIGNLSFLDLWYSSVYTPKILMTCISEDKSISFAGCLCQFFFSAGLAYSECYLLAAMAYDRYVAISNPLLYAQAMPTRLCICFVIYSYTGGFVNALILTSNTFTLDFCGDDVIDDFFCDVPPLVKLACDVERSYQAVLYFLLASNVICPATLILAFYLFIIAAVLRIRSSRGCRKAFSTCSSHLISVTLYYGSILYIYSCPSSSYSLERDKMVSTFYTLLFPMLNPMIYSLRNKDVKAALRKLFTLAQSEV; this is translated from the coding sequence ATGGAGAGGAGCAATCACACAGTGACTGAGTTCATCCTGCTGGGCTTCACCACAGATCCGGTGATGCAGCTGGTCCTGTTCGTGCTGTTCCTCGGGGTGTACTCTCTGACCCTGGTAGGAAACAGCACCCTCATAGTGCTGATCTGCAATGACTCCCGTCTCCACACACCCATGTATTTTTTCATTGGAAATCTGTCTTTTCTGGATCTCTGGTATTCCTCTGTCTACACGCCAAAGATCCTGATGACCTGCATCTCTGAAGACAAAAGCATCTCCTTTGCTGGCTGCCTGTGCCAGTTCTTCTTCTCCGCGGGGCTGGCCTATAGTGAGTGCTACCTGCTGGCTGCCATGGCttatgaccgctatgtggccatctcCAACCCCCTGCTCTATGCTCAGGCCATGCCAACGAGACTGTGCATCTGTTTCGTTATCTATTCGTACACTGGGGGCTTTGTCAACGCACTAATATTAACCAGCAACACATTCACGTTGGATTTTTGTGGTGACGATGTCATCGACGACTTTTTCTGTGATGTCCCACCCTTGGTGAAGTTGGCCTGTGATGTGGAAAGGAGCTACCAGGCTGTGCTGTACTTCCTCCTGGCCTCCAACGTCATCTGCCCTGCCACGCTCATCCTGGCCTTCTACCTCTTCATCATCGCAGCAGTCTTGAGGATCCGCTCCAGCCGGGGCTGCCGCAAGGCCTTCTCCACGTGCTCCTCCCACCTGATCTCCGTCACCTTATACTACGGCTCCATTCTCTACATCTACTCTTGCCCAAGTTCCAGCTATTCCCTGGAGAGGGACAAAATGGTCTCCACCTTTTACACCCTGCTGTTCCCCATGCTCAACCCCATGATCTACAGTCTGAGGAATAAAGATGTGAAAGCAGCTCTGAGAAAACTGTTCACGCTAGCACAATCTGAAGTCTAA
- the LOC123641931 gene encoding olfactory receptor 9G4: protein MEVGNRTILTEFILVGFSADPRWQLILFGIFLTLYLVTLSGNMTLVILIRIDSHLHSPMYFFIGNLSFLDFWYTSVYTPKILANCVSEDKRISLAGCGAQLFFSCVVAYTECYLLAAMAYDRHVAICSPLLYAGTMSTSLCTGLVAGSYIGGFMNAIAHTANTFRLRFCGKNIIDHFFCDAPPLVKMSCTDTKVYEKVLLGVVGFTVLSSILVIVISYLNILLAILRIRSASGRRKAFSTCASHLISVMLFYGSLLFMYSRPSSTYSLEKDKVAALFYTVVNPLLNPLIYSLRNKDVKEAFRKATQTIRPQT, encoded by the coding sequence ATGGAAGTGGGAAATCGCACCATCCTGACTGAATTCATCTTGGTGGGCTTCTCAGCAGACCCCCGGTGGCAGctgattttatttggaatatttctgACACTCTATTTGGTAACTTTGTCAGGGAACATGACCTTGGTTATCTTAATCCGGATTGATTCCCACTTGCATTCACCCATGTACTTTTTCATCGGCAATCTGTCGTTTTTGGATTTCTGGTATACCTCTGTGTATACCCCCAAAATCCTGGCCAATTGTGTGTCAGAAGATAAGCGCATTTCCTTGGCTGGCTGTGGGGCTCAGTTGTTCTTTTCCTGTGTTGTCGCCTACACTGAGTGCTATCTCCTGGCAGCCATGGCCTATGACCGCCATGTGGCAATTTGTAGCCCATTGCTTTATGCAGGTACCATGTCCACTTCTCTCTGCACTGGGCTTGTTGCTGGCTCTTACATAGGGGGATTTATGAATGCCATAGCCCACACTGCCAACACATTCCGCCTGCGCTTCTGTGGTAAAAATATCATTGATCACTTTTTCTGTGATGCACCACCACTGGTAAAAATGTCTTGTACAGACACCAAGGTCTATGAAAAAGTGCTCCTGGGCGTGGTAGGCTTCACAGTCCTCTCCAGCATCCTTGTCATCGTGATCTCCTATTTAAATATCCTCCTGGCTATCCTGAGGATCCGCTCAGCGTCAGGAAGGCGCAAGGCTTTCTCCACCTGTGCTTCCCACCTCATCTCGGTCATGCTCTTCTATGGATCCTTGCTCTTTATGTATTCAAGGCCTAGCTCCACCTACTCCCTAGAGAAAGACAAAGTGGCCGCCTTGTTCTACACTGTGGTCAACCCACTGCTCAACCCTCTCATCTATAGCCTGAGAAACAAAGATGTCAAAGAGGCCTTCAGGAAAGCGACACAGACCATACGACCGCAAACAtga
- the LOC123641857 gene encoding olfactory receptor 1013-like: MDEKNFTKVKEFILLGFTADLGLQRVLFFIFLIIYVMCLLGNITLISLICTDSRLHIPMYFFIGNLSFLDLWYPSVYAPQILMTCISDDKSISFAGCLCQFFFSAGLACSECYLLAAMAYDRYAAISSPLLYSQAMSPRLCASLVAASYIGGFVNSTIITSETFTLSFCGNIIDDFFCDLPPLVKLACEVKDSYQAVQYFILASNIMAPTVLILSSYLFIMAAILKIRSAEGRLKAFSTCGSHLTAVTLYYGTLLFIYSRPSTSYALERDKVVSVFYTVVIPMLNPLIYSFRNKDVKDTLKKMLARIKFS; encoded by the coding sequence ATGGATGAGAAAAATTTCACCAAGGTGAAGGAGTTCATCCTTTTAGGGTTTACAGCAGACTTGGGGTTACAGCGAGTGCtctttttcatcttcctcatcATTTATGTCATGTGTCTCTTAGGGAACATCACCCTGATTTCTCTGATCTGTACTGATTCCCGGCTGCACATACCCATGTATTTCTTCATTGGAAACCTGTCCTTCCTGGATCTCTGGTATCCTTCCGTCTATGCCCCCCAAATCCTGATGACCTGCATCTCTGATGACAAAAGCATCTCCTTTGCCGGCTGCCTGTGCCAGTTCTTCTTCTCTGCGGGGCTGGCCTGCAGTGAGTGCTACCTGCTGGCTGCCATGGCTTATGACCGCTATGCGGCCATCTCCAGCCCCCTGCTTTATTCCCAGGCTATGTCCCCGAGGTTGTGTGCCAGTCTTGTTGCAGCTTCATACATTGGTGGTTTTGTAAACTCAACCATCATCACCAGTGAGACATTTACCCTGAGTTTCTGTGGCAACATCATTGATGATTTCTTCTGTGACCTGCCCCCACTTGTAAAGCTGGCATGTGAGGTGAAGGACAGCTACCAGGCCGTGCAGTATTTTATACTGGCCTCCAACATCATGGCTCCCACTGTGCTTATCCTCTCCTCCTACCTCTTCATCATGGCAGCCATCTTGAAGATCCGCTCCGCTGAGGGCCGCCTCAAGGCTTTCTCCACGTGTGGCTCTCACCTGACGGCTGTCACCTTGTATTATGGTACACTCCTCTTCATTTACTCCCGGCCAAGCACTAGCTATGCCCTGGAACGGGATAAAGTGGTGTCTGTGTTCTATACTGTGGTGATTCCAATGTTGAACCCTTTGATCTATAGCTTCAGAAATAAAGACGTCAAAGATACCTTGAAGAAAATGTTAGCTAGAAttaagttttcttaa